TAGCTTTCGCAGGGTGCGGAGAGAAAGTATAATAACACTTTTAAGTATACGTAGGAGGTATTTAGCAACATTTTTCTCGAGTTTGCTTTTATACTTGTAGAGAAATTTATGCACTTTAGGTGTTTATCTATAGTGCGTAGGCTCCGATGGCCGTAGCGTTGTGTTTTTGCACAATAATACTTGGGAAAAATCTCCAAGGTTTATTTATGTACCTTAATATTCTTTTACACTGCGTACGCTCCGATGGCCGTAGCGTTGTGTTTTTGCGCAATAATACTTGGAAAAATCTCCAAGGTTTATTTATGTACTTCAATACTCATTTACACTGCGTAGGCTCCGATGGCCGTAGCGTTGTGTTTTTGCGCAATAATACTTGGAAAAATCTCCAAGGTTTATTTATGTACCTTAATATTCTTTACACTGCGTAGGTTTCGATGGCCGTAGCGTTGTGTTTTTGCACACTAATACTTGGAAAAATCTCTAAGGTTTATTTATgtaccttaatttttttttacactgCGTAGGCTCCGATGGCCGTAGCGTTGTGTgctgtttttgttttgtttttttttttttgtttactagTGATAATAAGGTGCATAGGCCCTGGATAGCCGTAGCTTTTCAATTAATTTGATTTGGCCGTAGCCTATTTACAAAATTGGAGGTCGCAGCCTCGCTAACATGAATCATGGCGAAATAAAGGTATTCACAAATAGCATTTTTTCAACTGAGAGCCATTCCATGTTCGCGGCAGGCCTTCTCCTTGAAGCGTAGCCAGCTTATAAGATCCATTACCACAAGCCTCCGTTACTTGATATGGGCCTTCCCATTGGGGTCCCATCTTCCCAACTTTCTCAGCCTTGCTCGCATCATTGTTTCTGAAAACATACTCTCCAGGTGCGAAAGTTTCTTTTTTGACCCTTTGGTCGTAATACTTCTTGATTTGTGCTTTGTAAGCTGCTTCTCTAATGGAGGCtatttctcttctttcttctaAGAGGTTCAGATTTTGTTGAAGTTGTGCTTCATTCTCTTCTTCACTATTTGATCCCCGAATGGTTGGTACGCATGCCTCCGCCGAGATCATGGCTTCGGAGCCGTAGACAAGGCTGAAAGGGGTTTCTCCATTACTTGTTTTTGGAGTTGTACATAGGGCCCATAGCACTTGGTGTAATTCGTCTACCCATCCGTTCTGAGATCTTCCCAGTCTGGTCTTGATTCCATGtacaatttatttattcattgcTTCAACTTGTCCGTTGGCCTGTGGGTGGGCTACGGACGTAAACCTCTGTTCAATTGTTAGATTGCTGCAGAATTGGGGAAAAATGCCTTGACTGAATTGCTTCCCATTATCACTGACAATCACTTGTGGGATTCCAAACCTTGTCACCACCTGTTCCCATACAAAATTTTCCATCTGTTTTCCTGAAATGGTTGCCAGTGGTTTGGCTTCAATCCACTTTGTGAAATAATCAACAGCCACAACTAGAAATTTGAGCTTGCTCGGAGCTTGCGGAAAGGGTCCAACAATATCAATGCCCCACTTGGAGAAAGGCCATGCTGCAGTCACCGGAATGAGCTCGTTTTTCGGAGCCTTCGGAACGTTGGCATGAATTTGGCATGATTCGCAAGTTTGGATTTCTTTCAAGGTATCATTATGCATGGACGGCCATTAGTACCCCATTTTAGTAATTTTGGCGACCACCATTCTTGGTCCGGCATGGGCTCCGCAACATCCTTGGTGTATTTCTTGGATGATTGCTCTTGCTTGGTTAGGGCCAACACATTTCAATAATGGGCCCAAGTAAGATTTTCTGTAGAGGCCCTCATCTCGGAGGGAATATTGCGGAGCCTTGATCCGGATTTTTCTCGCTTCTTCTTTGCCTGCGGGTAACAAACCGCTTGTCAGGTATTCAATGATCGGAGTCATCCAAGTTTGTTCTTCTTCTTGTACGGGTGCCACAACAACTTCTTCTTCGATGGAGCTTTTTTGTAATGTTTCAACAAGAACCTCTTTAGTTAGGTGTGCGAAGGAAGTGGAGGCCAGTTTGCTTAGAGCATAAGCTATTTTGTTCCGGCTCTGACTGACATTTTGTATTCggaaactttcaaaactttGCCTTATCTGCCTTACTTTCTCTAAGTATTTCTTCATTGTTGGTTCTTTGGCTTCATACGTTCCGTCTACCTGAAAAGCCACTATTTGGGACTCTACACAAGCATGAATGTGCTTCACCTTCATTTGCTTTGCTATTCGTAGACCTGCTAGTAAAGCTTCATACTCTGCAGCATTGTTGGAGGCTTTGAATTCAAATCGTAAGGCGTAAGAAAATTCTTGGCCATCTGGGTTTGTCAAAATCAACCCTGCTCCTGAACCATCAGCACAGGAGGCTCCATCCGTAAAAAGTTTCCATGTATTCTTGCTTTCGTGTTCCTCCGGTTCTTCCTTTTTTGCTATGCTATCagcttttcttttattttttgctcCGACTGTCGGAACCTCTGCGAGAAAATCAGCTAAAATCTGTCCTTTGATTGAGTTTCTTGGTTTGAAGTCTATTTCGTGTTCTCCTAATTCAATTGCCCATTTCGCCAATCTTCCGGAGGCCTCTGGCTTGGTCAAGACTTGCTTAATTGGCTTGTCTGTTAAGACCTGAATGGGATGCGCCTGAAAGTATCACCGGAGCCTCCGGGCTGCATGGACTAAAGCAAGAGTTAGCTTTTCAATTTTTGGGTATCTTGTCTCCGGAGGTTGTAAAACTCTGCTAACGTAATATACTGGTTGTTGGGTTCCCTTTCTTTTTGTTATCAAAACCGCACTTATAGTTTCCTCGGAGGCTGCCAGATACATCTGGAGAGTTTCTCTGGGCTCCGGAGCGGTCATCGTTGGCAATTGACAGATATAATTTTTTAGCTCCGTGAAGGCCTTTTGGGCTTGTTCTGTCCACTTGAAATGTTGTTTTTCTAAACATCCCATTAATGTTTGAAAAAAGGAGAGAGTCCTATCTGCGGATTTGGATAAAAAACGATGGAGGGCTGCTAATTTGCCATTGAGGCTCTGAACCTCCTTCAGAGTTTGCAGAGCCTTCATGCTTTGAATATCTTTGATCTTCTCTGGGTCTGCTTTGAATCCTTCTCTTGTAATGACATGTCCCAAAAATTGTCCCTCTTCTACTCCAAAAGAACACTTTTTGGGATTTAACTTCATGTTTATGTGGCGGAGCATCCGGAGAGTTTCTTCAATGTCTAAAAGCATGTCTTCTTCACATTTGCTCTTTATAACCATATCATCCACGTAAGCCTCTAGATTTCTCCCGATTTGTCCGCCAAATGCCTTATCCACTAATCTTTGATATGTTGCTCCTGCGTTTTTCAAGCCAAAAGGCATTTTCTTGTAACAGAAGATTCCCTCGGACGTGTAGAAGGCTATTTTGTCTTCATCATCCAGATGCATTTGTATCTGATGGTAGCCTTTGTATGCATCTAAAAAACACTTTAGGCTGAAGCCTACGAGTGACTCAACCTTCCAATCTATTTCTGGAAGAGGATAGCAATCTTTGGGGCATGCTTTGTTGATATCAGTGAAGTCAACACACATTCTCCATCCCCAGTCATGTTTTTTTATGATTACTGGGTTTGCTACCCAGCTTTGATACTTAACTTCTCTGAGGATACTTGCTTTCACCAAATCCTCCACCTGCTCTTTTGCAGCCTTGCTTCTGTCCGGAGCTAGGCTGCGGCGCTTTTGCTTGATGGGCTCCAGATGTGGTCTTGTGTTTCGCCGGTGCTGGGTATCAAAAACTTCACCATTTATTTTCAGCTCTCTTGGGACACCCGTCATGTCTGCCGGAGTCCAGGCAAAGAcatctttgtttttatttaaaacctCTTTCAACTTCCTCTTGTACTCAGTTGGCAATTGTTTACCAATCATAATGCGTTGGTCTGGGAACTTGTCATTGATGAATATCTTTTCTGTTTCTATCTTCAAATTTTCGTTCTGTTTAGAGCACTTTCCGGAATCCAGAGCTCGAATTTGGGAGCACTGGACCTCCGGTCGGGGCTCAGTTTTGACGGATCCTATCCCCTTTGGGGTTGGAAATTTTACTATTGCATGGACCGGAGATGGAACCATTCCTAACTTTCTCATTGCTGGTCGGCCAAGTATAATATTGTATGGTGACTCCGCCCGTACTATTATGAAAGTCAATTCTTCAGACCTTGTACGCGGAGCCTCACCAATGGTAACATTAAGTGTGACCTCTCCCAGTGACCATGTCCTTTCATTTGAGAATCCTACTAAGGgacttatattattttttttttctttcttaatgcAGCTTTTAACTTAAGGAAACAGTGCTCATACATTATTTCGCACCTACTTCCGGTGTCCAGATGTATCCTTTTGACTGGATGATTTCCAACAACGGCTCCTATTATGATTGGGGCCTCCGATGCCTCTTTATCTTCTATTGGAGGAAAGCTTATGACCACCTTCTTCCAGGCCTCATTTCTAATTGTTGCTCCTTTTGATGTTGGACATTCCGAGAGGACTGTTGCGATTACTTCCTCCAACGGTTCCGCCTTAGCCTCCGGAGCCTCTATCATAAGATTTTTCCCATTGTTTTGCCTTGGCGCTGGCTCTTTGATGCCTTTTAACAGTGTCGAGTATTTTCCAGTCTTCTTGGCTTCTTCAACTTTGTGTTTAAAAACTTTGCATTCGTTCGTTTCATGACCATATCGGTTGTGGAACTCACAAAATTTGGACATGTCCTTTCCCCGGAGATTACCTCTAGTTGGTGCTTTCTCGGCCGCCAATATATCACGAGTATTGCTTAGAGGGTGAGCATTTTGGTTATTTTCGGACGCTCTTCCCTGTGATCTGTTGAACGGCCCCGTTCAGAACCTTTCATGACGGAAATTCTGATTCCTTCTGTTTCTATCGAGGTCTTTTCCGTAGCCTGGGCTTGTAACTCTGCCTGCAGTTTCCTTTCCTACCAAGAAGGTATAAGTTTTGTCCATCAACACTGTATACTCTTGTGGTAAATCTGTGGAGAGAAACTCCACCAGAGGTTGGAAGCGTAACCCATGGACAAACCCTGATATCTTTTGGTTTTCACTAAGACCCTTCATTAATTCCGTTTCATCTGTATAGCGGGTTATAAACTGTCGGATGGACTCATTATCTCTTCTTTTAATATTGTGAGCTTCCAAAtgcattttcttatattttctttgTTGGCTGAAATGTGAGCgaaatttggtttttaagtcTTCAAAGTTGACGATGCTTCCTTCCGGCTGAGAATCTAGCCAAACTCTCGCCAAGTCTTTGAAAGTGAGTGCAAACATATGACATGCTATTGGAACGTTCCATCTTTGCATCCGGATTAGTCCATTGAAAAGCTTCAAATGATTATCCGGATCCTCTTTCCCATCATACATTTCTATTCCTTTTGGTAAACCTCCCTCGGGTAATGGGTAATCTTCAATCCATTGTACAAAAGGACCCGGCTCTATGTGTACTATGATGTCTTCTTCACTCGGAAACCACCCCGGGGGATGCGGAGCATATTTTGTGCTGCCCGGAGCATGTGTTTGGTGATAATGATGTGTTTGTCCCCTACCAGGCTGCGGGGTAGAGTAATGCATATGGGTGTTTCCGGACCCTCTGGTGGGTTGCGGAGTAAAATACTAGTGAGAGGTTGTGTTTTGGTGATAATCATCTCGCGGAGGCGAATTGTCATAAGCATGATAATTATAATGGTATGCCTGGCCTGTGGTGCGAACGTATTCATCTGCCAACGGTGGAAGATTCAGAGCCCTATGGTGATCTTCATATCGATAGCCGGAACCTCTTCGGGGAGTTGGGTCAAAATGGACTCTTGCCCTTGATCTGCTTCCGGATGGTCCGCGGACTGGTGTCTCAGCTTCAAAATCTTCTTCTGTTGCTTCCGTCTCATCGGAGTATGTTAGCCTTGTTCGTACACTTTGTCTTTCTACTTGCTTGAGATATTCTCTCAGGAGTGGTGTAAATTCCTCCAGCTGTCTAGCTGTCGGAGGAATGTTTGGTGTTGTCCTTGATGTTTCGAAACCCAGAGGTGACCGTGGGTCACCATCCTCCGCCATTTTCGTACAAGATTAAGGTTTTTTTGACGGATGGCGCCACTTGTTTAAGGGTAAAGTTACTCTTAAATTAGTAAGGGTTTAATCTTGTGCGAGAGAATGATAATAAGTGGTTGGAGAGTGAGAATAAAGGGTTTTATACTTGCTGGCGGTTCCCTAATGGTGTGAAGGATTAGCATCACGCCACCAAGTGTTGGAGTAAATATGCTAAGTGTATGTATGAATGCATTGACCTCTCAAGGTTGTTGTGAGGGGGTATTTATAAGCCTCCCACGAAGGGTTTCATGAGATGGGCCAAAATGTCTAGAAGTTGGGCCTAACGGTCGACTTAACGGCAGCCTCCGACAGGAGTTCGTTATCATTAGACAGCTGTATGGAAATCGTTGGCTTGGAGACACGAGCACGAGTCGTACGTACCAATGCACGTGATTCATCGTACTGTTTGTCGGCTAGGCTGTCGTAGGGTTCGGAGCCTGCTGCTAGTCTTGTTACAGTCTCCGATCTGTCATTGGTTCTACTCTGCCGGAGAGTCCGGAGCTTACAGGATGGTACGTCATCACTAAGAATGTACAGAAACAGAGAATTCAATTCACAATATTGCTATAATTGACTCCTCTTTTTAGCATAAGGACAGCCACAGGGGTTCTCCATAACAGTTGGCCTGGCTGCTCTAGAAGGCGTTGTAGAACAAGATTGGGCGTCATTGTTGGATTAAGTTGCATGTCTCGCATTTATATCAGTTGTTACTGCTGTTGCCTCTACATGAAAATAACAAACAAATGATCACCTCATAACGATAAATCACATTTCCAACACTTTCCCGAAGAACCAGACACATTATAGCATCATCGTGTTCCATATCACCTCATAATTTACTTTCAACAAATATTTTCGATTATTATAGTTCACCTTCTTACAACCTTATTAATCAAAGATCAATGAAATTTATGCTGATAACCAAACTCAAATAATAGTTAACGCAAACACCATCAAAAACCAAGCATATCAAAACGGGAGGGGATTCCCCCAAATTatcctaacatgactagtcatgttaggatAATTTTGgcctttggatgaaaatcaagggccaagatttaaatatcatttttgaatcttggccattgataataaatcaagggttgAGATTTTCCCAACTTGAGTCAACTTGGGgaaataacttgagggaatcctctccctatcaaaacacacacatacacactatCATTGTGGCTTAAAACATGAAAACGTAAAAAAAGATCCATTAAAATAGATGTCGACACATCGTCAAAGCTCGATGAGATGCATTGTGTTGAAATTGTATTTTGTAAcccaaatatatgtatatacaacatgaaggaaataaatgaacgACTATTGATGGCAGCGACTGTGGTTATTTCCCCAAATCTGGGAATAATTTATCATCGATAATAAATTGATATAGGAAGATCAAATAAATTGAAgaataaattgaaaattaaaagaaaacaaagattTACAGTCGAAAGGGCTCCATCAATAGTAGATGTAATCTGAatcgacgatgatgatgatgtcggcggcgatgatgatgataatgatgatgatgatggtgattaTAGGTTGCCATGGCGGTGGGGTTGGTTGTTTTCTGTTAcgtattaaataaataaaagagtgTAATTAGAATAATTGAAAGTAGAGGGACTAGTTTTAGAAATATTAGAGGCGGTTATTAGTTTGTTTGAATATTCAACATTGTAAACGGGTATATAATCCCCAAACTGATTCATTTTAATACGTATATTGATTTGATCCAATTTCTTCTCCTTTTCTCTCTAAATTCTGTTTTCCTAGAAGCCTCGATAACAATGGTATCAGAGACATCGCTGCTCTCTCCTCTTTAATCGGCGATCCTGTGATTCCGTTTATCACCTCCGGTGAAgtcttcttctccggcgacagttataaaaaaaaccctaacaaatcaaaaatcattaaaatcatcaaattcataTCAGATTCGATGACGACTACTCGTAATCAAGCATCCGATCTGGAACGTATACAGAAAGAGTTAGCCTTCGCTCAAGAGACGATCATTACTTTGAAAGCATCTGTTGATACCTTGACGAAGAACATGGCGACGATTGATAAATAGAAGCAGTTATTAATCACTCGTGGAGAAGATGAACATAGCAATACACATCGATTAGCTAAGCTTGACTTCCCAAAATTCGACGGCGATGACGTAGAGGGCTGGAATTATCGATGTGATCACTTTTCCACCATTGATGATACTCCAGAGCATAAGAAGGTCCGATATGCAGCGATTCACATGGAAGTAAGAGCTCTGCAGTGGCATTTGGCGTATATTCAATCTAGTGGCTCCACAATTGATGATATAGGTTGGCCGGAGTATTCACGCGCCATCATGCCAGATTTGTACAAA
The sequence above is drawn from the Erigeron canadensis isolate Cc75 chromosome 4, C_canadensis_v1, whole genome shotgun sequence genome and encodes:
- the LOC122597141 gene encoding uncharacterized protein LOC122597141, translated to MSKFCEFHNRYGHETNECKVFKHKVEEAKKTGKYSTLLKGIKEPAPRQNNGKNLMIEAPEAKAEPLEEVIATVLSECPTSKGATIRNEAWKKVVISFPPIEDKEASEAPIIIGAVVGNHPVKRIHLDTGSRTWSLGEVTLNVTIGEAPRTRSEELTFIIVRAESPYNIILGRPAMRKLGMVPSPVHAIVKFPTPKGIGSVKTEPRPEVQCSQIRALDSGKCSKQNENLKIETEKIFINDKFPDQRIMIGKQLPTEYKRKLKEVLNKNKDVFAWTPADMTGVPRELKINGEVFDTQHRRNTRPHLEPIKQKRRSLAPDRSKAAKEQVEDLVKASILREVKYQSWVANPVIIKKHDWGWRMCVDFTDINKACPKDCYPLPEIDWKVESLVGFSLKCFLDAYKGYHQIQMHLDDEDKIAFYTSEGIFCYKKMPFGLKNAGATYQRLVDKAFGGQIGRNLEAYVDDMVIKSKCEEDMLLDIEETLRMLRHINMKLNPKKCSFGVEEGQFLGHVITREGFKADPEKIKDIQSMKALQTLKEVQSLNGKLAALHRFLSKSADRTLSFFQTLMGCLEKQHFKWTEQAQKAFTELKNYICQLPTMTAPEPRETLQMYLAASEETISAVLITKRKGTQQPAHPIQVLTDKPIKQVLTKPEASGRLAKWAIELGEHEIDFKPRNSIKGQILADFLAEVPTVGAKNKRKADSIAKKEEPEEHESKNTWKLFTDGASCADGSGAGLILTNPDGQEFSYALRFEFKASNNAAEYEALLAGLRIAKQMKVKHIHACVESQIVAFQVDGTYEAKEPTMKKYLEKVRQIRQSFESFRIQNVSQSRNKIAYALSKLASTSFAHLTKEVLVETLQKSSIEEEVVVAPVQEEEQTWMTPIIEYLTSGLLPAGKEEARKIRIKAPQYSLRDEGLYRKSYLGPLLKCVGPNQARAIIQEIHQGCCGAHAGPRMVVAKITKMGY